The window gtttaaaaatttttatgtaaaatgaagaaaatgatATTTTATCTAACCTCTTTttcatgtttaataaaaatatttttaatcctATTATTTACATTTGATATCTGATACTTCCAATGCAAAATAACGAAAGTGTTTGTCATACATCAGATTAtgaataaaaagattttaaaaacttttttgttcataaaagtaaagaaacaaatcaaattttgaaaatatagatTTGAGCAactgaaaaatgtttaagaaaaaaaatcaattaaatattttttctaagtacaACCAATAAACAATCTTATTATctgttaattataaatattttattttaaaagtaagtttttttctcaacaaaaacttagttttattacAACTTTCACAACTAGTCTTGTTACTTTCTGTCACAGTTgattgacaatatttttttctttcattaataaaacttgcaaaaaaaaaacacaacaacacattgtaaaaagtaataaaaatagtaGAGCAATTTATAATGTTATTTGTAATAGAAACTTTATTATTGAAAAGGTTTCCCTTTTTAATCTTGATTAGATTGCAGAAAAGCAGTTTGATTTGAAAGCAAGTTTGTTGTTGaagtcttttgtttaaaataaaattgaaagttttatttgtaGCAAATGAATGGTATTATCTAGTAATAGTATTACTggacaaattgtttattttaactattttttttttgtaaaattcctAAAAGCTTGCAAAGTTTTTCTACTTGTTtacagtttaatctatagtatagtctacggatagttagtctatagtgtagtctatagtctagcctatagtctagtctatagcctagtctatagtttactctatagtctagtctatagtctagtctatagtctagtctatagtgtagtctatagtctagcctatagtctagtctatagtctagtctatagtctagtctatagtgtagtctatagtctagcctatagtctagtctatagtctagtctatagtctagtctatagtctagtctatagtctagtctatagtctagtcgatagtctagtcgatagtctagtctatagtctagtcgatagtctagtctatagtctagtctatagtctagtcgatagtctagtctatagtctagtctatagtctagtctatagtctagtctatagtctagtctatagtctagtctatagtctagtctgtagtctagtctatagtctagtctatagtctagtctatagtctagtctatagtctagtctatagtctagtctatagtctagtctatagtctagtctatagtctagtctatagtctagtctatagtctagtctatattctagtctatagtctagtctatagtctggtctaaggtctagtctatagtctagtctatagtctagtctatagtctagtctatagtctagtctatagtctagtctatagtctactctatagtctagtccatagtctagtctatagtctagtctatagtctattctatagtctattctatagtctagtctagtctatagtctggtctatagtctagtctataatctagtccgtagtctagtctacagtctagactaaagtctattctacagtccattcaacagtccagtccatagtctggtacataatctagtctatagtctagtctataatttagtccttagtctagcctacagtcttgtatatagtctagtctttagtcctaattttagttaatagtctagtctttttgtcgatagtctagtttatagttcaatgtatagttcagtctatagtctagtctatagttaaatgtatagtctatagtcttggatAGTacagtttgtagtctagtatttagtctggtctatggtctagtctaaggactagtcttaggctagtctatagtgtagtatatattttaatctctaatttagtctatagtttagtatatagtcaattctattgtctagtcatagtctagtctgtagtcttgtcccTTTCCTCCAAACCATTGTagtgttaatattttttcatatattgcATGTCATTCTTCATTGGTTTaggttgtttttcattttaattgtaAACTAACAACTAAAGGCGTGATTGCTAAAGATTGAATTAAATGCTTCTAAAGCTTATGTAACCATTTTACAAAAGAACAtgacaaaagtatatattccaaatatatatgtatttaaattttttttaaaataaataaatttagtagCAACAGTATAAATGCAAAGATTTATACATgcaaaattacaattaaataaatttaaaataaaatttttattaaaaaagtcagGTCAACTGTTTAATTGTTAAGTggaattttgtgtaatttttgtagttttggAATGGGTATTAGTCAaggtttttttttgcgtttagttaatttctttaacttgttaacaagaaattattttaaatcttgtttttGATGGAAGTAAAAGAACACTTGTATGTAAGAAAGTAATAAACAGATTTTTCAAATGACTCGAGAAAAAgagtttaattataatatttaagtaaGAAAACATGTCTTAACATTTTGgcaaaatgttttcttataagaaaaatattttgcctAATGTGGGCCTTGTAAGTTTGGCCTCTACTTCCCATAGACCGAATGTGCaacacatttatacatattttatgaaaaaactagtaggtttttctttattatacagtctattaaaatattgttggcatatttgcataaattaattttcttataataaaaataaaaaaatcataaatttttaagcaaCACCTGCTGACtggcaaaaatacaaaaaatttcttatattgcTACATACAGACTCCCACccatattaaagaaatattgttatttttcaagattttaagaataaatcgatttttctgtaaaaatgtttaaatcattttttttaatttattaaaaaagctgccgccaacaaaaatatactttataaataaaaaaaaaatacttttaaatttactcACCTTCCCAGGGACATCCTACAACTTCAGCTCTTAAACAAACCGTACGATCATATTGTGAATACGGATAGATGCGTATTTTTGTGGCAAAGATTATgggttgcaaaatattttcaacttcaCTATAAGTGTTAATATTACCGGGCAATATCTGCAATAATAtagagaaaacaataaaaaagtttaaaaatgtatataatcaAGCAGAAATTTATTGCtggaaatttttcttatttatttatttttattttttgttgcaagaACTCTAAGTGCAGCACatgcaatataaataaacaaaaatttatatacacataAGAAGTTGTAGGTGCATTCAATTTGGCTTCAAATTAAAAAGAGAAACTGACTAAAGGAGTCTCTTTATGATACCTTTGAGTTGCATCTAAATGTTGTGTTTGAAAAGGAATATAGTTGGTCTATAGATATGCATCTcggatttcatttaaaatcgcACGAATTTCGGTCTGTTGATAGTGGGGGAGAAgtatcaataaaaattaatgtttcagAGTAgaaatgaattttacaaaagcACATGATACGTttaatgttttaagaaaaagaaaaaattattgaacaaTGGTCAAAGTGGCTTCTAAAactaaacatgaaattaactagaactgaacaacaattgaacaagaactgaactagaactgcactagaactaaactagaactgaactagaactgaactagaactgaagtagaactgaactagaactgaactagaactgaactagaactgaactagaactgaactagaactgaactagaactgaactagaactgaactagaactgaactagaactgaactagaactgaactagaactagaactgaactagaactgaactagaactgaactagaactgaactaaaactgaactagaactgaactagaactgaactagaactgaactagaactgaactagaactgaactagaactgaactaaaactgaactaaaactgaactagaactgaactagaactgaactagaactgacctagaactgaactagaactgaactagaactgaactagaactgaactaaaactgaacaacaaATCTTTGTCTATGAATTTAGGGCACTTAAAGATCACCATTACCACCAACACACATATTCTTCTTAACTCATCTCACATGTTCAGAAAACGTGTTTCCATGCATGCCAAATTGTAAACCATAAATCTGCTGGCTTTTTTCCACCTCATCTTTAGATTAACTAAAACAATGTGTTGGTACAACGATATGGCAAATATTAAGTCGTGTAGTGAGTGTTTGAAAAGGTATgagaaaatgttgtaaaataatttCGTTGCTTTTTTGAAGATGTTTATCGCTTCCTGACGCCTACGCTaaaatttgttggttttttcaTCAGGAGAATGTTTACTGTAGATGAGATGTTAaagattaatataattaaaaaatattatatcagcgattaattaaaaaaacaagaaacgaATTTTAATTGCCAGATTGAACGAGATAGGAAAAATTAATGTTGGTAACACCTGTGGGAGAATGGACAAAGATAGGAACCGCAAAAGTAAGGTGgtaaaaacatatttgtaaaaatcaattgatttttgtgctgttttaaaatatttttaaactcatAACATGGGGGCCATTAAAATAAACTCCAATAAAGAATTGTTATTTAATCCAATAAACTACAACTCACCTCCTTTCCCTGTATATTCTTCCAACGACGCCATTTTTCCATACCCGGACGCCAATACTCTACCACATACGCTTCAGTGTATTCTTGGCCCTGACCCTTACCAAAGCGTCCTTGTGTCCGAATGCCCGTTATCACATGAACTTGCAACAAATCAATTTGTAAATATTCCTTTAATCCTCGTGATACCATATGTTTTGGACACCATGCACCACCATTGTTATCGACTTTCAATCTGTCaattaaaatgagaaaaattatatatagaaaaacaatcgtgagtataaaatacatatttatatggaaATCAAACAAACGTTAGACGATATTTAAATGCTTCAATAATGAAGCTCTATGCCGGTTGAACGCTTCGTTGAATTAATATattaagaacatatttttttcttttggcagAATTGTGGAAATaggaaaaaatatgatttattgcAGTGGAGAgcagaactaactaactaaccaactaacatctaacgaactaactaactaaccaactaactacgtaactaactaactaactaactaactaactaactaattacctaactacctaactacctaactaactaactaactaactaactaactaactaactaactaactaactaactaactaactaactaactttctaactaagtctagtctatagtctattttatagtctagtctatagactagcctatattctagcctatactctagtctattgtttagtttatagtctagtatatagtgtagtcgatattctagtctgtagtctagtctgtagtctagtctatagtctagtctatagtttagtctgtagtcaagtctataatctagtctatagtctagtctatagtctagtctatagtatagtctatagtctagcctttagtatagtctatagtctagtctatagtctagtctatagtatagtctatagtctagcctttagtctagtctatagtctagtctatagtctagcctttagtctagtctatagtctagtctatagtctagtctatagtctagtctatagtctagtctatagtctagtctatagtctagtctatagtctagtctatagtctagtctatagtcttgtctatagtctagactatagtctagtctatagtctagtctatagtctagtctatagtctagtctatagtctagtctatagtctagtctatagtgtagtctatagtctagtatatagtctagtctatagtctagactatagtcaagtctatagcctagcctatagtcaagtttatagtatagtctatagtctagtctaaagtctagtctatagtctagtctatagcttagtctatagtctagtctatagtctagtttatagcctggtCTATGGTTTACTcgatagtcttgtccatagttcAGTCCAGTGCATAgttcagtctagtctttagactagtctttcgtcttgtctataatgtagattatatagtctattcaattGTCTAACCTGTCTAGTACAtgacctagtctatagtctagtacataatctagactatagtctagcacgtattctagtctatattctattcaaaaggctagtctatagtattatctatagtctacCCAATAGTCCAgtagatagtctagtctatagtatagtctagtctgtagtctggatttATAGCATAGTTTATAGCCTTGCctacattctagtctagtccatagtctagtctacaatctattctatagtctagtctataatttattcTTTAGTCCAGCCAGTAGTAACCTGATgatttaaatttacaacatttactTATGCCCAAAATTCAgaaatgtttgtgtatttttcacACAACACTGTAACTAAATGCATAAACATATCTGAGTGTTTATGTCCGCACATCTGATTACTTGTAACTAACATATTTTTGCTGTAACTGCTGTTACTGATATAAAGAGTAGCAACATAATATTGatgataaatacataaatacatatatacttttgcTTTAAAGGATTATCATAAAAACACTCTagcatatatttttacattggaaaagtaaaaaaaaatcaataataaaatattataacaaatattgtgtGTTTATAAAGCGGAAAATTGGTCTAGGTTGGCAGTAgtagtatttttgttgttatggaGATTGGTTGGTTCTTTTTTGCACTTGGCGAGtaattaaatgttgttgtaggggagttgttttctttttggttcATCTGTTTTGAGCTGATATGTCAAATGACTATTGCaaatgaaagatttttatagaagtggtggaaaatatatattcttaaaagataaattttcgtaaaaacGAAAGTACATAGAAGACAAagcgtttgtttttttctcctcGAAAAATATCACTAGATcagatatattttcaatatatctGTCGTAATAAAGTCAGTACAATaggttcttaaatttttaaaattaacttttcagAACTTTATGAtgttattttattctatttgttTGATCTCTTCTGTTTTTAATATACTATTTGACTTTTTGCCtgtttggttttatattttactGATAATATTACTTCATGATGTTTGTAGCattgtcattgttgttgctattactgatgttattgttttcattttatttatttttcttttcggtagttatttcattaattaaaaataattggtGTTATATGAGTCAATAACATACTGTactactaaatatgtatatggtgaacattaataaaaatatatacctaGATGACAATACCCTGCAGTACAACAAGGATATGCTACACTAGAACACTAGAATAGAAGACAAACTAGACTCTtgataatagtctagtctatagtctagtctatagtctatagactagactatagtctagtctatagtctagtctatagtctagtctatagtctagtctatagtctagtctatagtNNNNNNNNNNNNNNNNNNNNNNNNNNNNNNNNNNNNNNNNNNNNNNNNNNNNNNNNNNNNNNNNNNNNNNNNNNNNNNNNNNNNNNNNNNNNNNNNNNNNcttgactatagactagactatagactagactatagacttgactatagactagactatagactagactatagactagactatagactagactatagactagactatagaagtctatagactagactagactatagactggactacagactagactatagagtagactatagactagactattaaatactaaattataGCTATATAATGGAGtctagcctagactataaactaaattatagatgggaatatagactacactatagactagtctttagactagactacagcctagactatagcatagaccatagactagactataaatcagactatagactagaatatacaatagattatagactagactaccgactagactatagactagactatagacaaaactatagacttaagtaaggactagactatacttaCCTTTTAGCCGAACCACTTTAACACTGCTTTGTTTGTTTAGTGTTAAAccaataaacatttatacaacaacatttgtagatatataattttcatttgttagCGCAACCATTGTATATGTACCTTTACATTGCAacgtgcatacatatgtatgtatgcaatactagctatacccagtgtgcttgcTAGCCGAAAGATTAAAGATTGTTTTTAACAGTTTTCCAgataaaaaaattgcttatagatttttcttgtttgtatctcttacagttttctAGAAAACCATACTTTCATATTTTCACACAATAATTACGCATAAGCAGATTACGCATAGGCAGATTAAGCTTAtgtttgctgtatctcttatagttttcgagaaaaactgacttttatgttttcactcaaatatatatgtttttgataggaaatagcagtgatcacagatttcttttGCTTCTGCTGAAAAAAATGGACACGGCTCTAGGTTTAACCTTTTGGGCTGTGCGATTATGAATCAGTCAGTAACGTAAcccttttatatatgtatagcggtatacatacatattttggtGTTTCTTTGGGTTATTGTAGAAACATATGAGTTTTGCGGAGCATTTCATTACTGTCGCTTTCTGCTGTGGCTGCCGCAACTAATGTTAAGCATGTTCGATGTTCAGGTGCTTAACAAACATGTTAAAACTTAAGTAtgcatttatgttttttgttttgctgttcatttctttttttctttgctctgcagcttttaaatattttaaacaaactagCATTAATGTTACTACacgtaacatttttttttttgcactcatATTTGCCGTTTATGCCACAAATGTGggtaaaaatcgtaaaattaaaaattgaaacccaccgacaaaaacaacaaaacattaatGAAACTGAAACTCGTTGCATCgaaatgaattttaaacatgaacaatgtatgttaaaaaatagcaacaacatgtaATTGTGATTTAtactgttttaataataaatggtTGGGAGggcaaagaaaaaattataatttaaaaataataataataaaagtaaatcagaaaaaaatggaaattaaaattagtaaacctgaaatttattaaattaaatcttttctttATTGAATTACTTTTCATTCCTCAACAAACTCAATTAAAACTGTCCACCTGATTGTGAGTGATAACTAAAAATATCTATCAGTCTtgtcaacaaataaatattgtaattttcaaCACTcattgcaacaaaaaataatttctcaaaaaattacCATACTATTGAACTagtattttgacatttttattttaattaaatctgaTAACAATTTATCGATTTccttttcaatttcaatattctattagaaataaaatataatttttccaaaataaaaagaattttattattgttgttggtgtatgtgttttttttttttgtgctctGGTCCTCAACCACAATATACGGTTGGGACAAAATAcatgaaatttgatttatatttgttaCAAGCAAATACAATTTCCGAATTAGCCATTACCACTGCTACTGGTACTGGTGCTACTGCTACTGCTACTGCTATTGCCAATATATAACAATGCcaataatgaaaacaacaacaaatactatCAATTGTATTACTACTACAACGTTAACAGCAACAACTTTATACAATGGCCATCAACATCAGAATACAATAATACACGTCAACCGAAAAAACCACTTATACCAGGCCAATACAACACAGCAGCAAATACTTATTCACATAAACAAACAACCCAGCAGTTTTATCGGCTGGGTTGTATACTTAGAGTATTCTTAGAGAGTCATTGTTACGAATTGTTAATTTAACTCAACTGCCTTTTATTAGTTCAATCTCGTTGAACAATAAACAATCCAAAAGAAAACTgcttaatacatatatacacacacacatacatatatagttatttTAGCAACTAAAagtaatcaatttaaaaatgttttgtccACTTATAACTGAAGATAAGTGTGATCATTATTATCTAAAAAAAGATCAATTTATATACCCCGCGGCCTCCTACAAGGCGATCTTTCCGAACTGTAGGCAttataatttacatatatagatatatgtatatctacTGTGTATATAAACACAAGTGCACACACGTATACACTATATATCAACTTTGGTTTCAATTTGTTTGTATAAGTGCATATTCATATATATactaatgtataaatatttataaatacatatgtgtgtatttgtgcattaaattgtattttatatttatacgtaCAAATACATATCTACGTATATGTGTGTATACTAATATCAATGTGTTtgtttgaaattcttttttttcggaataaatattgaattgtGGTCATTGGTTAGATGAccgaaaaaaaatcagaaatttttaacaatatatgtTGCTCTTTTCGGTGGAAAACTTCAAATGCTTGGAAAAGTTTTAAaggtatttaattaattattagtcTTTATGTTATGTGAActgcaactgaactagaactgaactagaactgaactagaactagaactgaactagaactgaactagaactagaactgaactagaactgaactagaactgaactagaactgaacNNNNNNNNNNNNNNNNNNNNNNNNNNNNNNNNNNNNNNNNNNNNNNNNNNNNNNNNNNNNNNNNNNNNNNNNNNNNNNNNNNNNNNNNNNNNNNNNNNNNatagactagactatagactagactatagactagactatagactagactatagactagactatagactagactgtagactacactatagactagactatagactagactgtagacttgactatagactagactgtagactagactatagactagactgtagactatagactagactatagaccagactatagactagactataaagtggattatagactagaatatatactaaactagactttagactatactatagcccagactatatactagactatagcctggactatagacaagactatggaataaacaatagacgagactatagactattctgtaggcaagactatagaatatactataggctagaatatagactagactaaactatagacagactacagactaaccagacaagactgtagagtagacggtagatgggactatagactagtctatagacaagactatagacttgacattATACattaaactataggctagactgtagactagactgtagactagactgtagtctagactgtagactagactatagactaaactatagactagactatagactagactatagagtagactatagagtagactatagactagactaaagactagactatagactagactatagactagactataggctagactataggctagactagactatagactagtatatagacaagacttaactttagactagactatagcctagaactagaacagaactagaacagaactagaacagaactagaacagaactagaacagaactagaacagaactagaacagaactagaacagaactagaacagaactagaactagaacagaactagaatagactaaacaatagactagactatagcctagactatagactaaacaatagactagactatatactagattatagactagactatagactaggctatagactaggctatagacttgactatacactggactaaagacaagactatagacacgacattagactagactatagactagattatag of the Lucilia cuprina isolate Lc7/37 chromosome 2, ASM2204524v1, whole genome shotgun sequence genome contains:
- the LOC124421279 gene encoding discoidin domain-containing receptor tyrosine kinase B-like: MKLKVDNNGGAWCPKHMVSRGLKEYLQIDLLQVHVITGIRTQGRFGKGQGQEYTEAYVVEYWRPGMEKWRRWKNIQGKEILPGNINTYSEVENILQPIIFATKIRIYPYSQYDRTVCLRAEVVGCPWEANTISELAITTATGTGATATATAIANI